In Amphiura filiformis chromosome 2, Afil_fr2py, whole genome shotgun sequence, one DNA window encodes the following:
- the LOC140146012 gene encoding uncharacterized protein, which translates to MLRTMGFGYIANLTLKNTPKIQYLRGDYTRIPPRKIGTISKHILSAYSGPYGGLTNIVVEDAGVVHDESEKELIQGQEDEENTVITTEKGLRQLSIQHSSSGRNYNDQARRIDKWNLRKDWAYGISLSLYENKNDDVDDNKECTGDPVADVIAIKTTENSAILGLADGCGWGYGARRAARCAIKGCMEYIERNLYQQDSASQIHNTTDIFRIMRESIDEGQKLVIGSTATLTTLVLSVVVPMANSRDFAVCTVNVGDSLAYVFSEEHGVRELTIGSRDMESHRNIRFCDGALGPALGEAPDLTNMTFSISVVKRGDIVILTSDGVSDNFDPVIAGEAEASPEFDGSGCRLEPGHDQPKDEDKEDNSHDSGHEKPVFSPAERQEQTELMMNEVLRTDNMPNDDLHSAQVVCSKLLQFAIENTNNKRSAQQSANAVLESAKQHKEHDTPKETVADIRKHLRSLPGKLDHASVVAFVVGHHGIPEESEEEE; encoded by the exons ATGCTCAGGACGATGGGTTTTGG TTACATTGCTAACCTAACGTTAAAAAACACGCCAAAAATCCAATACTTACGTGGAGATTACACACGAATTCCACCTCGAAAAATCGGCACCATCTCCAAACACATCTTATCTGCGTATTCTGGTCCTTACGGCGGTCTTACCAATATAGTGGTGGAAGATGCAGGAGTAGTACACGATGAGTCAGAAAAAGAGTTGATACAAGGACAAGAGGATGAAGAAAATACGGTCATTACCACTGAAAAAG GTCTTCGTCAGCTGTCAATCCAGCACAGTAGTAGCGGCAGAAATTACAATGACCAAGCAAGGAGAATTGACAAATGGAACCTTAGGAAAGACTGGGCATATGGGATATCCCTTAGTCTCTATGAGAACAAGAATGATGATGTGGATGACAACAAAGAATGCACAG GTGATCCTGTTGCAGATGTTATCGCGATCAAGACAACTGAAAACAGCGCCATCTTAGGTCTCGCCGATGGATGCGGGTGGGGTTATGGAGCACGACGTGCAGCAAGGTGTGCAATTAAAGGCTGTATGGAGTACATAGAGAGGAACCTGTATCAACAGGATAGCGCAAGCCAAATACATAATACCACCGATATATTCAGG ATCATGAGGGAATCTATAGACGAAGGACAAAAACTAGTAATAGGATCCACAGCAACCCTAACCACCCTGGTCTTATCAGTAGTGGTACCCATGGCTAACTCCAGAGACTTTGCAGTATGTACAGTAAATGTTGGGGATAGCTTAGCTTATGTCTTCAGTGAGGAGCATGGTGTCAGAGAACTCACAATAG GTAGCAGAGATATGGAGAGCCACCGTAATATTCGTTTTTGTGATGGAGCGCTTGGACCCGCTTTGGGAGAAGCCCCAGATCTAACAAATATGACTTTCTCCATCTCCGTGGTGAAAAGAGGGGACATTGTGATCCTTACGAGTGACGGCGTATCTGACAACTTTGACCCTGTGATCGCAGGTGAAGCCGAAGCATCGCCAGAATTTGACGGTAGTGGATGTAGACTTGAACCCGGTCATGATCAACCTAAAGACGAAGACAAAGAGGATAACAGTCATGATAGCGGACATGAGAAACCGGTGTTTAGTCCAGCGGAACGGCAAGAACAAACTGAGCTTATGATGAACGAGGTACTGAGGACAGATAACATGCCAAATGATGATCTACATTCAGCGCAAGTGGTGTGTAGCAAACTGCTACAGTTTGCGATAGAGAACACCAACAACAAAAGATCTGCGCAGCAGAGTGCGAATGCAGTGTTAGAAAGCGCTAAACAACATAAAGAACATGATACGCCTAAAGAGACAGTGGCAGATATAAGAAAACACTTGCGGTCGCTACCTGGTAAGCTGGATCATGCGTCAGTGGTGGCGTTTGTTGTGGGACATCATGGCATTCCTGAAGAAAGTGAAGAAGAGGAGTAG